In one Capricornis sumatraensis isolate serow.1 chromosome 1, serow.2, whole genome shotgun sequence genomic region, the following are encoded:
- the DNAJB11 gene encoding dnaJ homolog subfamily B member 11 isoform X1, giving the protein MAPQNLGTFCLLLLYLIGTVIAGRDFYKILGVPRSASIKDIKKAYRKLALQLHPDRNPDDPRAQEKFQDLGAAYEVLSDSEKRKQYDTYGEEGLKDGHQSSHGDIFSHFFGDFGFMFGGTPRQQDRNIPRGSDIIVDLEVTLEEVYAGNFVEVVRNKPVARQAPGKRKCNCRQEMRTTQLGPGRFQMTQEVVCDECPNVKLVNEERTLEVEIEPGVRDGMEYPFIGEGEPHVDGEPGDLRFRIKVVKHSIFERRGDDLYTNVTISLVESLVGFDMDITHLDGHKVHISRDKITRPGAKLWKKGEGLPNFDNNNIKGSLIITFDVDFPKEQLSEEAREGIKQLLKQGSVQKVYNGLQGY; this is encoded by the exons ATGGCCCCGCAGAACCTGGGCACCTTCTGCCTGTTGCTGCTGTACCTCATCGGGACCGTGATCGCCGG GCGAGACTTCTATAAGATCTTGGGGGTGCCTCGCAGTGCCTCTATAAAGGATATTAAAAAGGCCTACAGAAAACTAGCCCTGCAGCTTCATCCTGACCGGAATCCTGATGATCCACGAGCACAGGAGAAATTCCAGGATCTGGGTGCTGCTTATGAG GTTCTGTCGGATAGTGAGAAACGGAAACAGTATGATACATATGGTGAAGAGGGCTTGAAAGATGGCCATCAGAGCTCCCATGGAGACATTTTTTCACA CTTCTTTGGAGATTTTGGTTTCATGTTTGGAGGAACCCCTCGTCAGCAAGACAGAAATATTCCAAGAGGAAGTGATATTATTGTAGACCTAGAAGTCACTTTGGAAGAAGTGTATGCAGGAAATTTTGTAGAA GTGGTTAGAAACAAACCCGTGGCGAGGCAGGCCCCTGGCAAACGGAAGTGCAACTGCAGGCAGGAGATGCGGACCACCCAGCTGGGCCCCGGGCGCTTCCAGATGACCCAGGAGGTGGTCTGCGACGAGTGCCCGAATGTCAA ACTAGTGAATGAAGAACGAACACTGGAGGTAGAAATTGAACCTGGGGTGAGAGACGGCATGGAGTACCCCTTTATTGGAGAAG GTGAGCCTCACGTGGATGGAGAGCCAGGAGACCTGCGGTTCCGAATCAAAGTTGTCAA GCACTCCATATTTGAAAGGCGAGGAGATGACTTATACACAAATGTGACAATCTCCCTCGTAGAGTCTCTGGTGGGCTTTGATATGGACATTACTCACTTAGATGGTCACAAG GTACATATTTCCCGGGATAAGATCACCAGACCCGGGGCCAAGCTATGGAAGAAAGGGGAAGGGCTCCCCAACTTTGACAACAACAACATCAAGGGCTCTTTGATAATCACTTTCGATGTGGATTTTCCAAAAGAACAGTTGTCAGAGGAAGCAAGAGAAG GTATCAAACAGCTACTGAAACAAGGATCAGTGCAGAAGGTTTAcaatggactgcaaggatattaa
- the DNAJB11 gene encoding dnaJ homolog subfamily B member 11 isoform X2 — protein sequence MAPQNLGTFCLLLLYLIGTVIAGRDFYKILGVPRSASIKDIKKAYRKLALQLHPDRNPDDPRAQEKFQDLGAAYEVLSDSEKRKQYDTYGEEGLKDGHQSSHGDIFSQLVNEERTLEVEIEPGVRDGMEYPFIGEGEPHVDGEPGDLRFRIKVVKHSIFERRGDDLYTNVTISLVESLVGFDMDITHLDGHKVHISRDKITRPGAKLWKKGEGLPNFDNNNIKGSLIITFDVDFPKEQLSEEAREGIKQLLKQGSVQKVYNGLQGY from the exons ATGGCCCCGCAGAACCTGGGCACCTTCTGCCTGTTGCTGCTGTACCTCATCGGGACCGTGATCGCCGG GCGAGACTTCTATAAGATCTTGGGGGTGCCTCGCAGTGCCTCTATAAAGGATATTAAAAAGGCCTACAGAAAACTAGCCCTGCAGCTTCATCCTGACCGGAATCCTGATGATCCACGAGCACAGGAGAAATTCCAGGATCTGGGTGCTGCTTATGAG GTTCTGTCGGATAGTGAGAAACGGAAACAGTATGATACATATGGTGAAGAGGGCTTGAAAGATGGCCATCAGAGCTCCCATGGAGACATTTTTTCACA ACTAGTGAATGAAGAACGAACACTGGAGGTAGAAATTGAACCTGGGGTGAGAGACGGCATGGAGTACCCCTTTATTGGAGAAG GTGAGCCTCACGTGGATGGAGAGCCAGGAGACCTGCGGTTCCGAATCAAAGTTGTCAA GCACTCCATATTTGAAAGGCGAGGAGATGACTTATACACAAATGTGACAATCTCCCTCGTAGAGTCTCTGGTGGGCTTTGATATGGACATTACTCACTTAGATGGTCACAAG GTACATATTTCCCGGGATAAGATCACCAGACCCGGGGCCAAGCTATGGAAGAAAGGGGAAGGGCTCCCCAACTTTGACAACAACAACATCAAGGGCTCTTTGATAATCACTTTCGATGTGGATTTTCCAAAAGAACAGTTGTCAGAGGAAGCAAGAGAAG GTATCAAACAGCTACTGAAACAAGGATCAGTGCAGAAGGTTTAcaatggactgcaaggatattaa